A region of the Aethina tumida isolate Nest 87 chromosome 3, icAetTumi1.1, whole genome shotgun sequence genome:
ATAAGAaaccattattataatttccaaaTTCCATTCCATTctccataaatttttaataagtaaattaagtgAATTGCCCAGTATATGCAAATTGTACACATAAGAACAAATAACTGGgtgttaattgtatttttatacaaatttactcccatttataattattatagtcacaaaatattcaagacTAAATtgcttgaataaaataatattgaaactactaaactaaaaagaatgtggaaaaaagatttttaatgaaacacactgtatatttttgtattgatGAATTCTACATTGAACTGTAAATGTTGATAAGTGAgtgttatttttacatttttccaaaaatctttattaatattcattttaaacttatgctaaaacacacgtAGGTTTCCTTTGAAAACAACAAAgctattgatgttttaagataccctaaattcaatgtaaataagactttatataaaaatttgagagTACCAATATTGGATTCTTACAGGatggtttttaataaactttctagcatcaaaatttaaaaacattttatttggaccataaatctgtcaaaatttttggaaaaaaactaATACCCAAAAAGTATTGAATATTAGTATGGGTCatgatataaacattttattttcaaatatatgtagaatttaaaaatctaaaaatgtacagggtgttccattgaatggaaatgaaattttgttcaagaTAAATTAGAGAAGTAGTTCAATttaagttataatagttataaaaatttgaaatcaacACCTTTGTCTGTTCtccataaatttctaataaataagttagatgaaatttatgatgTTAATTCTTAATAGAAAAcagaacataattataaatatacgttCTTAGCATCAAAATTAGGGGAttcacaaacattttaattggactataaatctgtcaaaatttttggaaaaataattattacccaAAAACTATTGGGATAGATATAGGACATAGGACATAATATAAACGTTTTATTTGAACttatatgtagaatttaaaaaacaaaaaatatacaggatcTTCCCTTCAAAATATCACTTCCGGCGAAACGGGAAATGAAGTTTTGctcaaagtaaattataaaagtagttCAACTTTTGTCTGTTCTactatatattaatgaaatttacataaaaaaattaaacaaatttgtgatgttaattgttaatagaaaacagaacataattattattatatattcttatacGTTCCGAAttggacatttaaattttaatttgtttatcttCACtccataatattattgtattaacagCTTGTGAATATTCAATAACTATGTAAATGAATCAGTCAATCAAGTACGTACcttcaaaatattacattaaattattgtaaaaccaGTTTGaaagcaatattaataaaccaagtaatttaacgttaaaaacatttacttcATAACAAAGTTCGTTCGTAGCAGGCTTCGAAAAGTCATTTAACTTAATTCATACAAGTTGAACAACTAAAACTTCCGTGTCGCAGTTCGAAACGTTCCGTTTTTAACCAAAAAGAAATCACATTCTTGCGTCGTTTCGATTTAAAAATCCGCTCACTACACCCATAAATCGAGTATGACCCGCACCgcgtaaaacaacaaaatagaaAGTTGCGCAAATTACGGACGCACCAATTATCAATCAAAGCGATTGAAGAAATGCGACAGACCAACTAATCAACGGTTTATCTGACGGGAAAAATGGGCCGACAATCGTAATTTCtgacattaaaaatacacGAAACCCGCGACTTCCTGTTCCCTCGTTTCCCAATCCGATGATGAATGATCCCGTGGGTTATTggcctttaataaaattcttgtaGGTACGAGTGGCGTGTGCGTGTGCGTCGAATGTTTAATTGTTCGAATGCCAATCGTACCTTCGCACCGGACAATAAGTGCGCGCAcacgaaaattattaaaaaactcacCGTCGATTCAAATTTTAAGCGTGCCACAATCATATGGCAAGTCGGAGCCGCAACACGAACGGACGGTTTGTGTCGCGCCAAAACGCGACTCCAGTCCGGATACGCGAAAACAATCGGATTTGTGGGGCTGTCACTTCGGAAAACGCACACTCGGTGTGTGTGTCAATTTGGTGGTGGTTTGTTTAGAACGCCGGACGCAGCGACGTACTCACGCTCGCGGTTCAAGACGGACTGGATTCGAAAATTGTTCGTACAATCGCGGACGCGAACCGTTCCGGTCTTCGGCTGGTGTTCGCGGGACGGTGAGTAGATGGCGGGGCGTCGCGCTAAatgatttatagatttttacatTTCCCGGGGTTTATACACCATCAAATTATTATctgtaattgttttgttttaggcGACACAATTTTGGTTCTCATTTATAATCAGTGTAAAAGTTTGAAAAGTAATTTAGATAGAATTACGAggtttttaaccatttttaacCGGTGTTCATTTTAACAGATGTACATTTAGTTAATgctcttattaaaatatatattttaaatttgaacaattaattaaattaaaaataaaaagaaaatattaaagcacccctttctttaaaatataatttttattgactatTCTTATTTTCTTACATATATACATTGGTGAAACTCCATTTAGCGgtctaaaattaagttggcAATTCTGGAACCTCGAAATTGGATTCAACATTTTGTTGGTAAgtattaagtattattaattttatttcaactatTTCAAATTGTGCTTTAGGCTttagtttagtatttttagaagttcatagttttattttattataatatcatgcataataataataataataataataatataattctggatttttttaaacaaaagtcAACAAATGACAATCAAAAGCAAATAAGATGATAGTTGTTCATTGTGGTACAGAAATGTAATTAGTGtctgtattatataaatgtttaatcttcgattatattttcaaaatttaaatggtagATAGAAGGAAATTAAAccataattttctataaaaatatttgataatccaTGAAGACAaggaatttttcaaaatttttccattttagtTATCATTGTCctcaattttatgattaattatgtGATATTCAAAGACTCAGATATTATGAGTTTGGAGACAATAATAGATATGTAGTGTTTTCGGGACACAAAAACACCGGATTTTAACTGAGAAGGTTTTTATTACTATCTTAAGGATTATCacaacaattttcttaatCTGGTTTCTATCTTTCGCCAAGGGTTCTTTTTTGTCGAATGTGGCTCTTCTCTCGTAGCGCCTTCTCCCGTCGGACAGGTATTCTCCGAGCTAAACAGGTCGGTGAGTGTGCCATCCTCCGGTGTTGTTGCCGAATCCGCTACAGAtacctataaaaatattgcccTGAATTCTTAACCTCAAATTTGATTGTGTACATTTTCAATAGTTTCTTTTATCTATAAAACACTTTAAACTGAAAGACATTGCCTactaattaagattttataaattaaaataagatgtCTGATAGCTCTGACGAGGAAAATGTCGAACTGTTACGAGAAGCTGCTGATTTTCAGTTTATAAGTGATGCCATGTTTTCAAATGAAAGTAAGTTAattgaaactgtttaaaatatttatacaagcACGTGTTCCAGCTAAAACAGTTGATCAACTTAAGGAAAAAGAATGCGAAAAGCAGTTACCTTCACTTCGCAAAagtataaatgaagatgaacaatttaatttgtttagggTGACTCCAGAATTCAGAAATTATGTTGCCAAACACTTGTCCGCTTTTCTAGAAAAAGATTTGCAGAAAGTGCTTCACCAGGTTCAAACAGAACAGGTTTCTCATAAGAAAAAACATAACGGCGGCATTAAACTGTTCAGAACATCAAcagtcaaaataaaaaagtttgagGCAGATGACATAGACCAAAGTAAAATCCCACAAAGAATtgcgttaaaaaaaaatgccataaatgtaaataaagatgatttaaaacaaattgctATTTCGGGTGATGAAATACTAAAAGGAAAAGGGACTGAGCATTGGTCAAAAAGGGTAAAAAGGAAACCATTTGTatatcaaaaagaaaaaaatggaaCTCTAGTTAATGTATCTgacaatttgtaaatatagggaaataaaaatctatttaaaactgtattattatttattcaaatgttaCTAACAATTTTCAGTAAAGAAATACAGTCAATATTAACAAGAACATTAACACTTTGGTGTGAATATCAAACACTTGTCTAcatgttacaaaatttatcacaAATGGTAATAATCAAACACAATAGTTTTCAACAGGATAAatgtaatacaataatttcacATATAAACCTGTAAAAAAGTAAAGATAGATATGCATCTAATGAATGTAGAAAAATATGGTACTAATTTGATTGTGTATATAgtctaaaattttacaataataacatgACATTCTAACAGAGGATATGCTTGGACTAATggcaaacaatttatttctctACACCAGTAACTTGATTAACTATAGCAGAATGAACAGACACGTttgttatatgtaaaatattatgaatatatttcacaAACTGTAATTGGGGTTTTAAACATCatgattgttataattaagatACTAGGTAACTAGACTTTGATTGGCACAGTTACTTAATTTACGTATACATCTATGTGTCTATTCCAAACATAATTTCAGTTCCAATACGTCGCTATTATCATATTTGGTTAACAAAGCAATCAAGGTTTGCTATGTTAAACAATTCTTGCCTTATTGTGTGATGATAAATCAAGTGCATGATTTAATGATGAAAggtcagtttaattttaaaaactatttgtgCTAATGTtcctaatttttgttaatacagGCAgtcaaaatcaaca
Encoded here:
- the LOC126264880 gene encoding protein CUSTOS-like: MSDSSDEENVELLREAADFQFISDAMFSNETKTVDQLKEKECEKQLPSLRKSINEDEQFNLFRVTPEFRNYVAKHLSAFLEKDLQKVLHQVQTEQVSHKKKHNGGIKLFRTSTVKIKKFEADDIDQSKIPQRIALKKNAINVNKDDLKQIAISGDEILKGKGTEHWSKRVKRKPFVYQKEKNGTLVNVSDNL